Proteins co-encoded in one Pseudomonas beijingensis genomic window:
- the cobJ gene encoding precorrin-3B C(17)-methyltransferase has translation MAAKTPAIVILGPGSLATARRIQQRYPEALIHGLAGRVEGDRQYLEFGATLRELYQQDTPIIALCAAGIVIRTLAPLLLEKGAEPPVLAVAEDGSAVVPLLGGLGGVNGMARDIAATLHVAPAITTSGELRFGTCLLNPPSGYSLGDLEQGKRFVSDLLAGESVRIEGAAPWLDQAQLPQDPQARRTIHVGHAEREASAHELLIYPRSVAVVVSAEVADLPSAVRAALQQANVAIASLACLVAAETLMASTALREAALEFGVALRFVAATGDAATLARDSVPAATLLSTTDNLAIAVAAQPLEVARIGRPRGRLAVIGLGPGAAELMVPAVKAELARATDVLGYETYVRMAGPFRDDQVLHCTDNREEMQRARHAFELAAQGRSVIVVSSGDPGVFAMAAAVLEALHDSSDPAWHQVDLEILPGVSASLATAAQAGAPLGHDFCVMSLSDNLKPWSIIEKRLDLAAEADLALAFYNPISRARPWQLGRALEVVARHRTPETPVVLGRDIGRPGQTLRVTTLGQLTPEQVDMRTMVLIGSSTTCMFPRASGGSWVYTPRWYGAKPA, from the coding sequence ATGGCCGCCAAGACGCCGGCCATCGTCATCCTCGGCCCCGGCAGCCTGGCAACGGCGCGACGGATCCAGCAGCGCTATCCCGAAGCCCTGATCCACGGCCTGGCCGGGCGGGTCGAGGGGGATCGGCAATACCTTGAGTTCGGCGCGACATTGCGCGAACTTTATCAACAGGACACCCCGATCATCGCCCTGTGCGCGGCGGGTATTGTCATCCGTACCCTGGCGCCGCTGTTGCTGGAAAAAGGCGCCGAGCCGCCGGTGCTGGCAGTGGCCGAGGACGGCAGCGCCGTGGTGCCGCTGTTGGGCGGCCTGGGCGGGGTGAATGGCATGGCCCGGGACATCGCGGCCACGCTGCATGTCGCGCCGGCGATCACCACCAGCGGCGAATTGCGTTTTGGCACCTGCCTGCTCAACCCGCCTAGCGGCTACAGCCTTGGCGACCTGGAGCAAGGCAAGCGCTTCGTCTCCGACCTGTTGGCCGGTGAATCGGTGCGCATCGAAGGCGCAGCACCGTGGCTGGATCAGGCGCAGTTGCCGCAAGATCCGCAAGCCCGACGCACGATCCACGTTGGCCATGCCGAACGTGAGGCGAGTGCCCATGAGCTGCTGATTTATCCGCGCAGTGTCGCGGTGGTGGTGAGCGCCGAGGTGGCTGATTTGCCAAGCGCTGTTCGTGCAGCGTTGCAGCAAGCCAACGTGGCGATTGCGAGCCTGGCGTGCCTGGTGGCGGCGGAGACGCTGATGGCCAGCACGGCCTTGCGTGAAGCCGCGTTGGAGTTCGGGGTGGCGCTGCGCTTTGTGGCGGCGACCGGCGATGCCGCCACCTTGGCCCGCGATTCGGTGCCGGCGGCGACCCTCCTTTCGACGACGGACAACCTGGCCATCGCCGTCGCCGCGCAGCCCTTGGAGGTGGCCCGGATCGGTCGTCCGCGTGGACGCCTGGCGGTGATCGGCCTGGGACCGGGCGCGGCCGAGTTGATGGTCCCGGCGGTGAAAGCCGAACTGGCGCGAGCCACCGATGTGCTCGGGTACGAAACCTATGTGCGCATGGCCGGTCCGTTTCGCGACGATCAAGTGCTGCACTGCACCGACAACCGCGAAGAAATGCAGCGCGCTCGCCACGCCTTTGAACTGGCTGCCCAAGGCCGTTCGGTGATCGTGGTGTCATCCGGCGACCCAGGTGTCTTCGCCATGGCGGCGGCGGTGCTCGAAGCGCTGCACGACTCCAGCGACCCAGCCTGGCATCAGGTTGACCTGGAGATCCTGCCCGGCGTGTCCGCCTCCCTTGCCACCGCTGCCCAGGCCGGTGCGCCGTTGGGGCATGACTTCTGCGTGATGTCGCTGTCGGACAATCTCAAGCCCTGGTCGATCATCGAAAAACGCCTGGACCTGGCTGCCGAAGCCGACCTGGCATTGGCCTTCTACAATCCGATTTCCCGTGCGCGACCGTGGCAATTGGGACGTGCGCTGGAGGTCGTCGCCCGGCATCGAACGCCGGAGACGCCGGTGGTGTTGGGGCGTGATATCGGCCGCCCGGGCCAGACCTTGCGTGTCACTACGTTGGGGCAACTGACCCCGGAGCAGGTCGACATGCGCACCATGGTGCTGATCGGTTCTTCCACCACCTGCATGTTCCCGCGCGCATCCGGTGGGAGCTGGGTGTACACGCCTCGTTGGTATGGGGCCAAACCTGCCTGA